The Papaver somniferum cultivar HN1 chromosome 3, ASM357369v1, whole genome shotgun sequence genome includes a region encoding these proteins:
- the LOC113359135 gene encoding uncharacterized protein LOC113359135 yields the protein MLFLTLPCCSALHAENSLHLRIAGVGILIFDSTDAIELLEALNLCKELKLNDITDDLPYQDALQNFIDTVCQKLGNPYEFSCPCVDCKNLALPLPPKRVYFHLLKRGMDPTYTEWVFHGETNVTSNNVIQEGPTRGSYQTDVEGDSHIDQGHETRQDEGLDNQEEEGDTPLYPNCNTHTKLSIIVEFYRHKTVNGLSRKYFDELLKTIGSLLPPGHCLPCSTYEVKKLLKSYQLTYEKIHACVNDCFLFRKDLQDAEECHKCHYSRWKEDTSNMDDADMIDKPKKKIPVKVLRYFPIVSRLKRLYQSAELAEQLIWHATNKSKDGKMRHPADSLAWKHIDRKFLEFASDSRNLRLGLAADGFNPFRDLSPTHSCCPVMIVVYNLPPQLCMQGENIILSMLIPGKKQPGNDIDVYLQPLINDLIELWENDVQVYDSFTKTEFNLKSLLMWTINDLPAYGNLSGCTYKGKAASPLCGENTLSNWLSVSRKTVYLNHRRFLRHNHPLRQKKVWVNGEVEKKEKPLVMSGAAALECQSSIVNDFGKAEKNGEEIRKKKEEKKKNKKSKGQSSVATGANVGNSKCGKRKRAVVTDAASSGTPDDETELRVFNKRSIFFDLAYWKVDMSLELSHIEKSAY from the exons ATGTTGTTCTTAACTCTGCCATGTTGTTCTGCACTTCATGCTGAAAATTCTTTGCATCTCAGAATTGCTGGAGTGGGAATACTAATCTTTGATTCTACAG ATGCCATAGAGTTGCTGGAAGCTCTTAATTTGTGCAAGGAGTTAAAGTTAAATGACATCAC GGATGATCTTCCATATCAGGATGCCTTGCAGAATTTCATAGATACTGTTTGTCAGAAACTTGGAAATCCTTACGAGTTCAGTTGTCCTTGTGTTGATTGTAAAAACCTTGCTTTGCCACTTCCTCCAAAAAGAGTGTATTTTCACTTGCTGAAACGAGGTATGGATCCTACATACACTGAGTGGGTTTTTCACGGGGAGACGAATGTCACTTCTAATAATGTTATCCAAGAGGGACCAACAAGGGGTTCATATCAGACTGATGTTGAAGGTGATTCACATATCGATCAGGGACATGAAACTAGGCAAGATGAGGGATTGGACAACCAGGAGGAAGAGGGGGACACACCGTTATATCCTAATTGTAACACACACACAAAGTTATCTatcattgttgaattttataggcACAAGACAGTAAATGGTTTATCTAGGAAATATTTTGACGAACTTCTCAAGACAATTGGTTCCTTGTTGCCGCCAGGTCATTGCCTTCCTTGCTCAACATATGAAGTGAAGAAGCTGCTGAAATCTTATCAATTGACTTACGAGAAAATACATGCTTGTGTGAATGATTGTTTTCTGTTTAGAAAAGACTTGCAAGATGCAGAAGAATGTCATAAATGTCATTATTCTAGGTGGAAGGAAGACACATCTAACATGGACGATGCTGACATGATAGACAAGCCCAAAAAGAAGATACCGGTGAAGGTCCTTAGATACTTCCCCATTGTGTCGAGATTGAAGAGATTGTATCAATCAGCAGAGCTGGCTGAGCAGTTGATATGGCACGCGACGAACAAGAGTAAAGATGGGAAGATGCGTCATCCAGCAGATTCTTTGGCTTGGAAGCACATAGATAGAAAGTTTCTCGAGTTTGCTTCAGATTCGCGTAATTTGCGTCTTGGGCTTGCTGCTGATGGATTTAATCCATTTCGCGATCTTTCCCCAACCCACAGTTGTTGTCCGGTGATGATCGTGGTTTATAATTTGCCCCCTCAGTTGTGTATGCAAGgcgaaaacataattctgagcatgtTGATTCCAGGAAAAAAACAACCGGGTAATGACATCGATGTATACTTGCAGCCCTTGATTAATGATCTGATTGAGTTGTGGGAGAATGACGTGCAGGTATATGATTCGTTTACTAAAACAGAATTTAACTTGAAATCATTATTAATGTGGACAATAAACGATTtacctgcatatggtaatctatCTGGATGTACATATAAAGGGAAGGCAGCTTCCCCTCTTTGCGGTGAAAATACACTTTCAAACTGGTTGTCAGTTAGTCGTAAAACTGTTTACTTGAATCATAGGAGATTTCTTCGTCATAATCATCCTCTTCGGCAGAAAAAAGTCTGGGTTAATGGGGAGGTTGAGAAAAAGGAAAAGCCACTTGTTATGTCTGGTGCTGCCGCACTTGAATGTCAGAGTAGTATTGTTAATGACTTTGGGAAAGCGGAGAAGAACGGGGAGGagataagaaaaaagaaagaggaaaagaagaagaataaaaagagtAAGGGGCAGAGTAGTGTGGCAACAGGTGCTAATGTGGGTAATTCTAAGTGTGGGAAGCGGAAAAGGGCTGTTGTTACTGATGCGGCTAGTTCTGGTACACCTGATGATGAAACTGAGCTTCGGGTGTTTAACAAACGATCAATATTCTTCGACTTAGCTTACTGGAAG GTTGATATGTCATTAGAACTTTCACATATTGAGAAAAGTGCTTATTAG